In Vicugna pacos chromosome 1, VicPac4, whole genome shotgun sequence, a single window of DNA contains:
- the KCNMB2 gene encoding calcium-activated potassium channel subunit beta-2, whose translation MFIWTSGRTSSTYRHDEKRNIYQKIRDHDLLDKRKTVTALKAGEDRAILLGLAMMVCSIMMYFLLGITLLRSYMQSVWTEEAQCTLLNATITETFNCSFSCGPDCWKLSQYPCLQVYVNLTSSGEKLLLYHTEETMKINQKCSYIPKCGKNFEESMSLVNVVMENFRKYQHFSCYSDPEGNQKSVILTKLYSSNVVFHSLFWPTCMMAGGVAIVAMVKLTQYLSLLCERIQRINR comes from the exons aaatatttaccaaaaaatcAGGGACCACGACCTCCTGGACAAAAGGAAAACTGTCACAGCACTGAAAGCAGGAGAGGACCGGGCCATTCTCCTGGGACTGGCCATGATGGTGTGCTCCATCATGATGTACTTCCTGCTGGGAATCACACTCCTGCGCTCGTACATGCAGAG CGTGTGGACCGAAGAGGCTCAGTGCACCCTGCTGAATGCAACCATCACAGAAACATTTAACTGCTCCTTCAGCTGTGGTCCAGACTGCTGGAAACTCTCTCAGTACCCCTGCCTCCAGGTGTACGTTAACCTGACTTCTTCCGGCGAAAAGCTCCTTCTCTACCACACAGAAGAGACAATGAAAATCAATCAGAAG TGCTCCTATATACCTAAGTGCGGAAAAAATTTTGAAGAATCCATGTCCCTGGTGAATGTTGTCATGGAAAACTTCAGGAAGTACCAACACTTCTCCTGTTATTCTGACCCGGAAGGAAACCAGAAGAGTGTCATCCTAACCAAACTCTACAGTTCCAACGTGGTGTTCCATTCACTCTTTTGGCCAACATGTATGATGGCTGGGGGCGTGGCGATCGTTGCCATGGTGAAACTCACACAGTACCTCTCCCTGCTCTGTGAGAGGATCCAGCGGATCAATAGATAA